Proteins found in one Chloroflexota bacterium genomic segment:
- a CDS encoding amidohydrolase, whose product MSECDLLIRGCQIILPDLTVLDEGAIAITKDKIADIGQLSDIETRYQPKAVLEARDKLAMPGMVDGHTHTVQQFLRGGIVDEYPIVWIRILVPYESRLDADDRYQAAMLCCLQMIKAGITTFADSGSGDMEPVIRAVHETGMRAAITRMTRDCGDFIPEIFKDAAPIAVRKTEDLYRQFHDSADGRVRIWFSVTSPMTTSPELAELVAAAAKEYNTGIHIHLAEHLREVEHCLVNYRLRPAEYLDAHGILGPNLLAAHAVQLADREVKLLAERQVKVIHCPIANLTNQGFTKTPLMKALGTCIGLGNDGAHTADLDLFGAMRILKCAMQARHGLPIFDPRALPVPDLFRMVTIDGARALLWDEEIGSLEKGKKADIVLLNWRQPHFYPTRSVLQTLVMVASPRDVSDVIIDGRLVLKDREFTYLDEEAIMAAAGKQMRKILGRKE is encoded by the coding sequence ATGTCAGAGTGTGACCTGCTGATTAGGGGCTGTCAGATCATCCTTCCAGACCTGACGGTTTTGGATGAGGGGGCCATTGCCATCACTAAGGATAAGATTGCGGATATTGGTCAGCTGTCTGATATCGAGACGAGATATCAACCCAAGGCCGTTTTGGAAGCGCGAGACAAGCTGGCCATGCCAGGTATGGTGGATGGGCACACTCATACCGTGCAACAGTTCTTACGTGGTGGCATCGTTGATGAGTACCCGATCGTTTGGATACGTATCCTTGTGCCCTATGAGAGTCGGCTAGATGCAGACGATCGTTATCAGGCGGCCATGCTCTGCTGCCTGCAAATGATTAAGGCTGGTATCACCACCTTCGCCGATTCTGGCAGCGGGGATATGGAGCCCGTCATCCGGGCTGTCCATGAAACGGGGATGCGAGCGGCCATCACGCGCATGACGCGAGATTGTGGCGATTTCATCCCTGAAATATTCAAGGATGCGGCGCCGATTGCCGTGCGTAAGACTGAGGACCTCTACAGGCAGTTCCACGATTCAGCCGATGGGCGTGTACGTATCTGGTTTTCGGTGACCAGCCCTATGACTACCTCTCCCGAACTGGCGGAATTGGTTGCGGCCGCAGCCAAAGAATATAACACGGGCATCCATATCCATCTGGCCGAGCACCTCAGGGAGGTTGAGCATTGTTTGGTCAACTACAGGCTGCGCCCGGCCGAATATCTCGATGCCCATGGGATTCTAGGCCCGAATCTGCTGGCTGCCCACGCTGTGCAACTGGCTGACCGTGAAGTGAAGCTGTTAGCGGAGAGGCAGGTCAAGGTTATTCACTGCCCCATAGCTAACCTGACTAATCAGGGTTTCACGAAGACGCCCTTGATGAAGGCCTTAGGGACGTGTATCGGGTTAGGCAACGATGGGGCGCATACGGCTGACCTTGACCTTTTCGGGGCTATGCGTATACTGAAGTGTGCTATGCAAGCTCGCCACGGATTGCCGATTTTTGATCCACGGGCGTTGCCCGTTCCAGACCTCTTCCGCATGGTGACTATTGATGGGGCACGAGCCTTGCTTTGGGATGAGGAGATCGGCAGCCTGGAGAAAGGCAAGAAGGCCGACATCGTGCTTCTTAATTGGCGACAGCCTCATTTCTATCCGACACGCAGCGTGTTGCAAACCCTGGTTATGGTCGCTTCCCCTCGAGATGTCAGCGATGTAATCATCGATGGGCGCTTGGTGCTGAAGGATCGCGAGTTCACTTACCTAGATGAAGAGGCAATCATGGCGGCGGCCGGCAAGCAGATGAGGAAAATTCTTGGTCGTAAGGAGTAG
- a CDS encoding amidohydrolase, whose translation MPSILIRNGTVVTMAGEQIIEDGAIFIQGARIVEVGPSSQIVSRHKADREIDATAKIVMPGLIDAHYHTCQQFLRSMLADIARRGQVRFPIWKNYFIPFESRLNEDDVYLSGIAAYTNMIRVGTTCISEHGGRHPHKMARAMEKVGIRGLLAESTMDMPDPELPRNMVFSTEEAMAKNVDLVRRWPGKGDDLVKGCFSLRQIIVCTPELFQDFTRLAERYDTMIQTHLAEGTYEIEYAIKKHNLRPAEYLKKIGALSPRLLAAHSVLLSDREVELYAEHGVKVAHCPSGNFTGLGMTKLPLMRRLGIAVGIGSDGASGGSIDLFQAMNISHIGQVLHYGTPYLDREATSPYDCLAMSTIGGAHAVGLDKEIGSLEPGKKADVIILDTADLDAQPMYDPIFTIVKCLRGKHVETVIVNGQLVMEKQRMLTVDEEEIRRQVVERAPQLYTIVSQFT comes from the coding sequence ATGCCTTCCATACTAATCCGTAATGGGACTGTCGTCACTATGGCTGGTGAACAGATTATCGAGGATGGGGCCATCTTCATCCAGGGGGCACGCATCGTTGAGGTTGGTCCAAGCAGCCAGATTGTCAGTCGGCATAAGGCCGACAGGGAGATCGATGCGACCGCTAAGATCGTTATGCCTGGTCTCATTGATGCCCATTATCACACCTGCCAGCAGTTCCTGCGCAGTATGCTTGCCGATATTGCGCGACGCGGTCAGGTACGTTTTCCTATCTGGAAGAACTATTTTATCCCCTTTGAGTCTCGTCTTAATGAGGATGATGTTTATCTGAGCGGAATAGCGGCCTACACGAATATGATCAGGGTGGGGACGACCTGCATCTCCGAGCACGGTGGACGGCATCCACACAAGATGGCTCGGGCCATGGAAAAAGTTGGCATTCGTGGCCTCCTGGCCGAATCGACGATGGATATGCCGGACCCCGAGCTGCCTCGTAATATGGTCTTCTCCACGGAGGAGGCTATGGCCAAAAACGTGGACCTGGTCAGAAGATGGCCTGGGAAAGGTGACGACCTGGTCAAGGGTTGCTTCTCCCTCCGTCAGATCATCGTCTGTACCCCGGAACTTTTCCAGGATTTTACCAGGTTGGCTGAACGATATGATACGATGATCCAAACCCACTTGGCTGAGGGAACCTATGAGATTGAGTACGCCATCAAGAAGCATAACCTGAGACCGGCGGAGTATTTGAAAAAGATCGGTGCCTTGAGCCCTCGCCTCCTGGCTGCTCATTCGGTCCTTCTCTCTGATCGGGAAGTGGAGCTCTACGCTGAACATGGGGTTAAGGTGGCCCATTGTCCCTCAGGCAACTTCACCGGGTTGGGCATGACCAAACTGCCCTTGATGCGCCGTTTGGGGATAGCGGTGGGCATCGGCTCCGACGGTGCTTCGGGAGGCAGTATTGATCTCTTTCAGGCGATGAACATCTCCCACATTGGGCAGGTTCTCCACTATGGCACGCCCTATTTGGACCGTGAGGCCACTTCGCCGTACGATTGTCTGGCGATGAGCACGATAGGTGGCGCCCACGCTGTTGGCTTAGATAAGGAGATCGGTAGCCTGGAGCCGGGCAAAAAGGCTGATGTGATCATCCTGGATACAGCCGATTTGGACGCGCAGCCGATGTATGATCCGATCTTCACCATCGTCAAGTGCCTGCGGGGCAAGCACGTGGAAACGGTTATTGTTAATGGCCAGTTAGTGATGGAAAAACAACGCATGCTGACTGTCGATGAGGAAGAGATTCGGCGACAAGTAGTAGAAAGGGCACCGCAGCTATATACTATAGTTAGTCAATTCACTTAA